TTTGAATAACTGTGAGCCAGGGGAAAAGAGCGCCTTCTTGAAAAACAACTACACGGTCTGAACCAGGAGAGTTTACACGATTTCCGTTTGACCAAATTTCTCCATGCGTTGGTTTGTCGAGTCCCGCGATCATATTGAGGAGCGTGGACTTACCACATCCCGAAGGACCCAAAAGACAAACAAATTCCCCCACATGAATAGTTAGATTAAAATCATCAAGAGCGGTGACTCTTCCACGATTCGTCCTGAATACCTTTGACACATTCACTACCCGAAGCCTTGGCTGTGTTTTTTCAATCTTTTGAATGAAAATCTGCCAGACTCCGTTTTGTTCGATAACCTTGAAAGGGAAACCCCTTCTATCGCAGAATCTAGGGGCGTTTTCCTTGGCTGTAGGCTCGTGATCACATATTGCCTGAAGTATCTCTCTATCCGCCAGGTTTCTGATTGTATCCCTAATTACATTAAGCGGGTGAGGGCATATCGCACCTCGAATATCGATAATCTTATTTGGTTTGAATTCATCAAGGCCCTTTAATCCTTCCATTTGCACAGTTACATCTAGATTAGTCATATGTTCTCCTCATTTTTTCGTGATATCCAGTGTTATAGGTCGGAGACCTTTTTCCGTAAGCACCTCATTCAGTAAAGTAAGATCGTAAATGTTTGACAGGTCTGGCTGCTCCCTGCCCAGGAATCCCAGTTCAAATGCTGTGTTTGCAGACTTGAATAGAGAGCTGGCAATAGGGTCGTAGGTAATATCTATCCGTTGCATTGACGCATCAAGAACGTCTTGAGGCAGGGCTTTACCCGTCTCCCTCTTAATTTCTTCGTTAAGTATCTTTTTTGCCTCTTCTGGATTTTTGCTTATCCACTGTGTAAGTTCCACGTGGGCTTTTATCCATTTTTTTACAATTTCCGGATGTTCCTTTAAAAACTTTGTGCTTACAATAAGGTGGGTAGTAACAAATTCTCCTCCGGGCCAGATTTCTCTTTCATCCAGAAAAAGCTTGCCGCCACCCTCGAATATAAGCCTAGAGACCCATGGTTCGACAGTCCATGCTCCGTCAATGTCTTTTTTTAGAAACAGCGTCAATTGGTCAGGGTTAGCAAGTGGGATCACCTGCACCGTGCCACCTTTTTCCTTTGCTTCAAAACCTTTTTCTTTAAGCCATCCTCGGAGTGCTACGTCCTGAGTGTTACCCAACTGTGGCGAGGCTATCTTTTTACCATCGAAATCCTTTATAGCTTTTATCCCTGAATCTGCCCTAACCACCAGCCCTGCTCCGCCACTTGCCGCTCCACTGACAATGCGAAGAGCCTCGCCTTTAGATTTAACAAAGCCGTTAATAGCTGGATTGGGACCTATATAAGCAAGATCAAGCTGCCCGGCAAACAATGCCTCGATTGCCGACGGACCAGCATTAAATATCTTCCAATCAACCTCTGTGTTGTCTCCAAAAGCCTTCTCAAACCATCCATTCCCCTGTCCTATAACTCCCTGAGCATGTGTCACATTTGCAAAATGGCCTGCACGGATAGTTATATTGGAGTCCTTTGCAACTGCTGACAATCCCAAAAATAATAATCCAAGAGCTAAATCTGCTAATAATGTCACAAATAGACGCTTCATTTCAAATTCTCCTTGTGCCTCGTATGTCTTCGTCATTTGAAGGAGACAATTTGTGCAAGAGGCATGCCAGACCAAAAATTATTAGGTAACTACTCGAGATCCAGGTATCATCTGATTACTTGTGAACCATGTGCTGGTTAATACATGCCCAACGTGTATATTTATATTACAATTTTCATTCTTTGAATTTATCATTTCCTAAAGTGTATTAACAACTTACTATGTTAGAAATCTGAAGTAAACTTGATAAACCCTCTACGATATAAAGAACAAATGATTCTTAACAACAACACGCACCTGCTTTACCGATAAAAGAAATTGACAATCAAATATATCAAGTGTTAGATTCAATCATCATGTCGGAAGACAAAGAAAGGTTAAAACTAATCTTAAGAGAAAACTCCATTCTTCACGGTAAATTTGTTCTCTCTTCGGGCAAAGAAAGCAATTTTTACATTGATGCCAGGCTTACGACACTCCATCCCGAAGGTGTTTACCTGATAGGAAAAATATTCCTGGATGAAATTGTTAAAAACCCGGACATAAATGCCGTTGGTGGGCCGACAATGGGAGCGGACCCGATTATTGGTTCAATTCTGGCTCTCAGTAATAAAAACAAACATCCATTGCATGGTTTTATCGTAAGAAAAGATGAGAAGGATCACGGAACAGGGAAATTGATTGAAGGAAATCTGAAATCTGGAGATATTGTCGCAATAGTTGAAGATGTCATGACCACAGGCAGGTCAATTTTTCGGGCTATTGACGCTGTAGAAAAACTAGGGGCTATAGTAAAAAAGGTATTAGTTATAGTTGATAGAGAAGAAGGCGGAAGAGAAAGGGTCGAAGAAAAGGGTCACGAATTTTTTTCGATTTTTCAGATCGGCGAGTTGTTAGAATAATTCAATGACAGAAAGGACGGGCGGGGTTTTCCAACCCGGCAGGGATACTAATTTGTCATCCCCGAGGATAGTTGTCGGGGATCCAGACACATTTTCATGGATTCCCGCTAAGCATCCGCGGGAACGACAGAAAGGATAGGCGGGGTTTTCCAACCCCACATCAAACTTGCTTGGTTTCAAAAAATTATTATCGCATTAAATCAAACCAAGCTCTTAGGAAACGTTATATTATACTCTTCGAGCTTTCTACGGAGGGTCAGGCGATTAATGCCCAGAAGTCTGGCAGCTTTTGACTGGTTCCAGCCACTTGTATTCATTGCCTCCTCAAGTAAAACCCTCTCAGCTTCTTTTAGGATATTATTGTAAATGTTTCCATTAGTCCCACTTGAGTTTAGCATTCCTCTTACTGAACTACGAAGTGGTTCGACATATGAATCAGTCGAACTGACTTGTGAGAATGAAAGAGCATTTTCCAGTTTTAATTCATAAGAAGTCAGATAGGGCGTTTTGGTAAAGGCAATTGCCTTACGAATAGTATTTTCAAGTTCTCTTATGTTTCCAGGCCAGTCATATTCCATCAACGTCTCTAAAAATCTCCCGGTAGTCCCAAGTATTTCCCTTCCGACTTGGCTGCTATGACGGCGAGTGAAACATTCCACAAGCAGCGGAATATCTTCTTTCCTCTCGCTTAGAGCTGGAAGATGAACCTTTACGACATTGATTCGAAAATATAGATCCTCCCTGAACTTTCCCTCACGAACCATATCCTCCAAGTCTTTATTCGTTGCCGCTATTATCCTTATATCTACCGTAATTTCCTTGTTATCTCCAAGCCTGTTAAAGGTCTTATTCTGAAGTACCCTGAGTACCTTTGACTGTAAGGAAAGAGGCATGTCTCCTATTTCATCCAGAAAGATTATCCCACCATCAGCTTCCTCAAATTTTCCAATACGCGGGTTACTAGCCCCAGTAAAAGCGCCCTTCTCATAACCAAATAGCTCTGCTTCAAGAAGCGTTTCGGGAATCGCAGCACAATTTATTACCACGAATCGCTTTTCCCATCTGGTACTTACCTTCCAAATCGACTCGGCAACCAGGTCCTTTCCTGTTCCACTTTCTCCAGTGATAAGCACCGGTACGTCCACTCTCCCAATCTGCCCTATAAGCTTACATACCTCTTGAAGAACCGGGGAGTCACCGACGATTGCGCAAGTGACACTGCTGCCCTCGATATCTCCATGGAACTGAATTAGTCTGCTTCTGAGTTCGGATCTTATCCCTAAAGCGCGGTTTAGAATTTCCAATACATTTGAATGATCAAAGGGTCTAAACAGACAATCAAAAGCGCCAAATGTCATTGATTCTACAAGATACCTCGCCCCCCTTTGGGACGTAACAACGATTACAAATGAACCATCCTTTAGCGTATTAAGACAACTAATGCCTATACTATCAACATCCAGGAAAATCACATCCGCGCCCCGCGCTTTTTCAATATTACTTTGACTGGATAACTCTATACCACTGGGTATAATAAGTTCCAGTTCCTTAATAAATTTAATGTCGGTAGATAATAATATTACTTTCCCTCGCATTAAATTCTCGGATCTCATTGTAACACAAATATACAGTGTGATTATAATCTAATCAAGAACGTGTCTATCAAGACTTTGTAATTAACTAATATCAAACCTTTTCTTTCAACGGTATATTTTTTGCAAGTGTTAACTCACTTTTACATCAAAACTCAATTACCACCGAATCTTAAGGAGACATAAAATTGGAGTTCGTACTCCCGATCGCTATAGTTTTATCTGTTTTTCTGGCTGTCAATATCGGTGCTAACAATTCAGCCGCATCCATGGCCACAGCATATGGCGCAGGTGCTAGATCTAAAAGGGAAGCAATAATCCTTATCGCGGTCTTCGCTTTGCTGGGGGCTCTGATTGCGGGCACTCCTGTTATAAAGACACTGGGGAAGGATTTGGTCCCTGAGTCAGTCCTTTCCTCGAATCTGGGTCTAGTCTTCGTGGTTCTCATAATTGGAATAATTTTTATTTCCTGGGCGAATATAATGCGCGTCCCCGTCGCAACTACGCACGCGGTCGTCTGCGCTATTGCTGGCGTTGGCCTTTATTCACACGCTTTAAATGGAACAAAATTTTTAGAGATAGTCATTTGGTGGATAATAACTCCTTTTGTCGCGTGGTCGTTAAATTACTCCATCGGAAGATTTTTATATTTTAAGACTCTCAGATTTCTCACTAATCGCTATTCAGAAAGATCAATAAATAGAATTTTATCCTTTTTCCTTACGATTTCAGGAATCTTTGTGGCCTTTTCGGCTGGTGCCAATAACTCTGCAAATGCTGTAGGGCCCTTAGTTGGTATGGGACTTATCAATGCATTCTCCGGCGCTATAATTGCAGGTGTCGCCATGGGCATAGGTGCAATACTACTTGGCGGCAGGATTCTTGAAACCGTTGGTAAGGAGATAACTGAGATATGTGTTCTAAGGGCGATTTCAGTTGAATTTACCGGTGCTACGCTACTTCTTATCGCCTCAATATTTGGAATACCGGTTTCACTAGCTGAAATCATAACTTCTGGTATAATAGGTTTTTCCTGTGCACAGAGAGGGTTCCCCGCTACGGCCCAAAATAGACATGTGGCGCGCATAGCGTTTTTCTGGTTTGTTGTGCCTTTTATCGCTATTGGATTGAGTTACATGCTCTCTTCAATATATTTCAAGTATGATATCGGAGCTATCATAGGCAGAAACTTTTAGTAGAATTAAGGAGAACTTATAATCATGTCTGATATAATCCAACCCCATGGTGGAAAACTGGTAAACAGATTACTTCAAGGGAAAGATAGAGAACAAGCCCTCGTAAAGGCGAGAAGTATTAAAAGTATCAAAGTTTCTTCCAGAATAATTTCGGACATAGAGCTAATAGCAGTTGGGGCTTTCAGTCCCATTGAAGGATTCATGGGAAAAGAAGACTACGATAGTGTAATTGAAAATATGAGGCTTAAGGATGGACTTCCATGGAGCATTCCAATTACACTTCCTGTGTCAGAAGAAGCGGCGACCGGCTTTGAAGAGGGTGAAGAATTGTCGATTCTTGACCATGATGGAAATATAATTGCAATACTCATCCTTGAGGAAAAATATCTCTATGATAAAGAAAGGGAAGCAAAAAATGTTTATGGAACCAGTGACTTAGCTCACCCTGGAGTAGGTGTGCTTTATAGCCAGGGTAGTATTCTTTTAGGTGGAAAGATAAGCCTTATCAACAGACCACAGAATATTGAATTTCCAAAGTATACATTGGACCCCTCACAAACGAGAGAGATATTTAAAAATAGAGGATGGAGAACCATTGTAGCTTTCCAAACAAGGAACCCAATACACCGCGCCCACGAATATATACAGAAATGTGCACTAGAGATGGTTGACGGTCTGTTAATCCACCCGATTGTGGGCGAAACAAAATCGGACGATATACCGGCTCACCTACGGATAAAATGCTATGAAGAACTGTTAGAGAATTACTATCCAAAGGATAGAAGTATGCTCGCAGTTCTTCCGACTGCGATGAGATACGCAGGTCCTAAGGAGGCTATCTTTCATGCGATCGTGAGAAAAAACTACGGATGCACGCATTTCATCGTAGGTCGCGATCACGCAGGGGTCGGCAACTATTATGGAACCTATGACGCCCATAAGATCTTCGATAGTTTTAATCATGATGAAATTGGCATCACGCCGTTGTTTTTTGATCATGCATTCTATTGCAAGAGATGTAACGGAATGGCAACGACAAAAACCTGTCCCTGTCCACCTGAAAATCACGTCCACCTGAGCGGCACGAAGGTTAGGGAATTGCTTAAGAATAAACAGCAATTGCCTCTGGAGTTTACTAGACCGGAGGTGGCAAAGATTTTGATGGAAGCCTATGGTAATCAATGAAATGAATAACAAATGAGGCAATAGATAATACGTAAAATTAAAAATGGGAGAGAAATATGAGATTTGATCAAGCCCAATTAAATGACTTGAATAGCATGCATTCCGATAAATCTGCCGAAGAGGTTCTGAAGTGGACACTCGATAACCTTCATCCTCACGTCGCTCTGGCCTCGAGCTTCGGAGCTGAAGACGTAGTTTTGATCGACATGCTGACAAAGATAAACCCAGAGGCAAGGATATTCACGCTAGATACCGGAAGGCTCAACCAAGAGACTTATGACATTATGGACAACTTAAGAAGCAAATACAAGATTAAATTCGAAGTAATGTTCCCAAATCAGGACGACGTCGAGGCAATGGTCAGGGAGCATGGGATGAACCTTTTTTACAGATCGCAAGCAAACAGAAAGCTTTGCTGCGGGATCAGAAAGGTTAACCCGCTAACTAAAATTTTATCAACGCTCGACGGCTGGATAACCGGGATAAGGGGCGACCAAACTCAAAACAGAGCCAATGCGAACAAATTCGAAATTGATAATCAATTTGGTGGGATATTAAAGGCCAATCCGCTTATAGATTGGACATGGGATCAGGTTTGGGATTATATAAAAGCCAATAAAGTACCGTACAATAAACTCCACGATAATGGATACCCAAGCATAGGTTGTGAGCCGTGCACGAGGGCCGTCAAGGAAGGAGAAGATCCTAGAGCCGGCCGATGGTGGTGGGAAAGCGAGTCAGATAAGGAGTGCGGCCTCCACATGGATCACAGGGAATAAAACGGCATTAAGTTCATATAATAGATATCCATAAAGCTGAAATCATCTTATCGTCATTAATATTCTTGAGTGGAAGATTAATCTGTCTAACATACCTCTTTTTTACTATCCACCCTAACCCTCGTAATTTTAACGTCATCTCCCGTGCACATATCTACCTTTCTTATCAACTCTTAATTGATTGAATTTCATCACTTAGAATTTATGAAAAAACGAACAGATTTTTTACACTACTGAAAAAAAGTATTGATTTTTTTATAAATATCTGTATCATTGAAAAAACATAATACGTCAAAGGAGGAGAGATGGCAAAAAGTAAAGCGATAACAAAGTCTGAGATTGCTTCACATATTTCTGAGAAAAGCGGTTTAACGAAAAGGACCGCTTCTCAGATTCTGGATGACTTGGCAGCCCTTGCGTATAAAGAGGCCAGAAAGAATGGCGAGTTCACTTTCCCAGGGCTTGGTAAACTGGTTCTAGCAAGAAGAAAAGCAAGAAAGGGAAGAAATCCCGCAACCGGTGAATTAATAAAAATTCCCGCTAAGAGAGTTGTTAAGTTCAGAGTAGCAAAAGCCTGTAAAGATTCTATTCTTGGAAGTTGAGAGCAACTTTTCAGTTCAACTTTTTTATTTCAAAATTAATTTAATCATGCAGATGGGCGACGTTAACATTTGGACTGACCAAGCATATCATAAGTTATACTCTTTAAGCTAATTTGAAAAAAGTCAGTTTCTGCTCTACAGAATTATAGAGCGAAATCCGTGCAGCTCGCGCGCGGGCATTGAGCCTAGGACCATCGCATTGGGAGATAGATGTAGCAGAGGACTATAGTCTGCCATAAAATTAATGGAACGGAACCCAATCGGGACAAGAATGTCCCGACTATCCATGATAAATACCGCCATCAATAGCTATAGGCGGGGTTTTTCAACCCCGCATGGATTAAACGTAACGAATGAAAATCTACCCTACGAGATCGTCGAATTGATGCGTGTTGCCCACCAATCGCAATGCTCCGACACGGGTAGCCCACCAGTCTTGCTGGTGGAATATTGTGCAACGAGCAAGACTCGTTGCCTACCCATGAGATCAAATGTCAGTAAAAAGACGCAAACCCAGAGAAGTTATCCTGATCTACGATGGGCGCATCTTCAACATGTTCAAATTTCGGGACAAGAATGTCCCGACTATCCATGATAAATACCGCCATCAATAGCTATAGGCGGGGTTTTTCAACCCCGCGACGAAAATGCTTACTACTCCTTCTGTCTTAATGCCAGGGTAATTTTCGTGTATGCCGCTTGGCCAGCGGGAAGTAGACCCCCAAAAAGTCCGATAACGAGCGACAGTGAGAGCCCAGTAATTATCAGTCCTGGTGTCAAACGAAAAGCGAATACCACTTCAGAGAAGGTTTTAAAGTTTGTTGTGCCAGTAACATCACTTATAGCAAATTTCACAATCACTAAGCCCATCAAGCAACCGACAATACCACCCATAAGACATATAATAAGCGATTCCGCGACGAAGGAGGTTAGTATTGAATATCGCGAAAATCCAAGGACCCTTAAGGTTGCGATTTCCATCGTACGGGTTGAGATATTCGCATACATAGTATTCATGGCCCCGAAACTGGCACCAATAGCCATGATGATCCCGATGAACATCCCTATAAACTTAATGGGGTCAGCCACGGCGGTCTGTCGATCGTAATATTCTCTTTCAGCCGTTCCGTCCAGGGAGAGGCGTTGGTCACTTTCGAGAGCGTTAATAAAGCTCTTCTGATTCGCCCTATCCGAAACTCTTACTAAAATCGAAGAATAAATCGCTCTCTTAAAATCTCCCATTACTCCCTGAACATCTGACCAGATTTCGCTGTCGGCCGCGGTTCCACCCGCATCG
The Thermodesulfobacteriota bacterium DNA segment above includes these coding regions:
- a CDS encoding ATP-binding cassette domain-containing protein, translating into MTNLDVTVQMEGLKGLDEFKPNKIIDIRGAICPHPLNVIRDTIRNLADREILQAICDHEPTAKENAPRFCDRRGFPFKVIEQNGVWQIFIQKIEKTQPRLRVVNVSKVFRTNRGRVTALDDFNLTIHVGEFVCLLGPSGCGKSTLLNMIAGLDKPTHGEIWSNGNRVNSPGSDRVVVFQEGALFPWLTVIQ
- a CDS encoding ABC transporter substrate-binding protein produces the protein MKRLFVTLLADLALGLLFLGLSAVAKDSNITIRAGHFANVTHAQGVIGQGNGWFEKAFGDNTEVDWKIFNAGPSAIEALFAGQLDLAYIGPNPAINGFVKSKGEALRIVSGAASGGAGLVVRADSGIKAIKDFDGKKIASPQLGNTQDVALRGWLKEKGFEAKEKGGTVQVIPLANPDQLTLFLKKDIDGAWTVEPWVSRLIFEGGGKLFLDEREIWPGGEFVTTHLIVSTKFLKEHPEIVKKWIKAHVELTQWISKNPEEAKKILNEEIKRETGKALPQDVLDASMQRIDITYDPIASSLFKSANTAFELGFLGREQPDLSNIYDLTLLNEVLTEKGLRPITLDITKK
- the pyrE gene encoding orotate phosphoribosyltransferase, translated to MSEDKERLKLILRENSILHGKFVLSSGKESNFYIDARLTTLHPEGVYLIGKIFLDEIVKNPDINAVGGPTMGADPIIGSILALSNKNKHPLHGFIVRKDEKDHGTGKLIEGNLKSGDIVAIVEDVMTTGRSIFRAIDAVEKLGAIVKKVLVIVDREEGGRERVEEKGHEFFSIFQIGELLE
- a CDS encoding sigma-54 dependent transcriptional regulator, encoding MRGKVILLSTDIKFIKELELIIPSGIELSSQSNIEKARGADVIFLDVDSIGISCLNTLKDGSFVIVVTSQRGARYLVESMTFGAFDCLFRPFDHSNVLEILNRALGIRSELRSRLIQFHGDIEGSSVTCAIVGDSPVLQEVCKLIGQIGRVDVPVLITGESGTGKDLVAESIWKVSTRWEKRFVVINCAAIPETLLEAELFGYEKGAFTGASNPRIGKFEEADGGIIFLDEIGDMPLSLQSKVLRVLQNKTFNRLGDNKEITVDIRIIAATNKDLEDMVREGKFREDLYFRINVVKVHLPALSERKEDIPLLVECFTRRHSSQVGREILGTTGRFLETLMEYDWPGNIRELENTIRKAIAFTKTPYLTSYELKLENALSFSQVSSTDSYVEPLRSSVRGMLNSSGTNGNIYNNILKEAERVLLEEAMNTSGWNQSKAARLLGINRLTLRRKLEEYNITFPKSLV
- a CDS encoding anion permease; this encodes MEFVLPIAIVLSVFLAVNIGANNSAASMATAYGAGARSKREAIILIAVFALLGALIAGTPVIKTLGKDLVPESVLSSNLGLVFVVLIIGIIFISWANIMRVPVATTHAVVCAIAGVGLYSHALNGTKFLEIVIWWIITPFVAWSLNYSIGRFLYFKTLRFLTNRYSERSINRILSFFLTISGIFVAFSAGANNSANAVGPLVGMGLINAFSGAIIAGVAMGIGAILLGGRILETVGKEITEICVLRAISVEFTGATLLLIASIFGIPVSLAEIITSGIIGFSCAQRGFPATAQNRHVARIAFFWFVVPFIAIGLSYMLSSIYFKYDIGAIIGRNF
- the sat gene encoding sulfate adenylyltransferase, whose product is MSDIIQPHGGKLVNRLLQGKDREQALVKARSIKSIKVSSRIISDIELIAVGAFSPIEGFMGKEDYDSVIENMRLKDGLPWSIPITLPVSEEAATGFEEGEELSILDHDGNIIAILILEEKYLYDKEREAKNVYGTSDLAHPGVGVLYSQGSILLGGKISLINRPQNIEFPKYTLDPSQTREIFKNRGWRTIVAFQTRNPIHRAHEYIQKCALEMVDGLLIHPIVGETKSDDIPAHLRIKCYEELLENYYPKDRSMLAVLPTAMRYAGPKEAIFHAIVRKNYGCTHFIVGRDHAGVGNYYGTYDAHKIFDSFNHDEIGITPLFFDHAFYCKRCNGMATTKTCPCPPENHVHLSGTKVRELLKNKQQLPLEFTRPEVAKILMEAYGNQ
- a CDS encoding phosphoadenylyl-sulfate reductase → MRFDQAQLNDLNSMHSDKSAEEVLKWTLDNLHPHVALASSFGAEDVVLIDMLTKINPEARIFTLDTGRLNQETYDIMDNLRSKYKIKFEVMFPNQDDVEAMVREHGMNLFYRSQANRKLCCGIRKVNPLTKILSTLDGWITGIRGDQTQNRANANKFEIDNQFGGILKANPLIDWTWDQVWDYIKANKVPYNKLHDNGYPSIGCEPCTRAVKEGEDPRAGRWWWESESDKECGLHMDHRE
- a CDS encoding HU family DNA-binding protein, which encodes MAKSKAITKSEIASHISEKSGLTKRTASQILDDLAALAYKEARKNGEFTFPGLGKLVLARRKARKGRNPATGELIKIPAKRVVKFRVAKACKDSILGS
- a CDS encoding ABC transporter permease codes for the protein MSIPIKYNLRNIAVRKITTGLTAFGIGLVVAVLLSVLALAEGLTSVFKASGSSDNVIVLRKNSQSEIQSGIYKDQVPLVYALSGIDKGADYKPLISAELVVVVNLEKIEGGASNVTVRGVSEKGPLLRPNFKIVEGKMFNPGVSEVIVSRGISKRFKNMSVGDIVRAGSNRWKIVGIFDAGGTAADSEIWSDVQGVMGDFKRAIYSSILVRVSDRANQKSFINALESDQRLSLDGTAEREYYDRQTAVADPIKFIGMFIGIIMAIGASFGAMNTMYANISTRTMEIATLRVLGFSRYSILTSFVAESLIICLMGGIVGCLMGLVIVKFAISDVTGTTNFKTFSEVVFAFRLTPGLIITGLSLSLVIGLFGGLLPAGQAAYTKITLALRQKE